The Hemicordylus capensis ecotype Gifberg chromosome 5, rHemCap1.1.pri, whole genome shotgun sequence nucleotide sequence CACTGATGATTAATTTGGCAAAACAATGTGACGCTTGTGCTTCTAAACAGCTGGTTAAAAACCTGCATATGGCTCTCATGAGCATATGAGAGCAGCCaacctttgcccaattttttaaaaaattgctcatTGTTGTAAAAACGCAATTTGTTTCCAATTAGAAATATAACATCCATACTATTCCCTCCCTATTCCTCACAGCAGTTTAAGTAACAGAATAGTACAAGTATCAAAATGATCCAAGTTCCATCACAGACCATGAGAATATTGTCAGCTCAATCAAATGTACTGTTTTCATTCTGAAAGTACATGCTCGACCATCTCTTCAAAACCTTATTCGGGCCTTATTCAGTGCTGTTCCTCCATTTTACAGTGTGTTGGGTCACAACTGTTCAAACATCTGaattctctctgtctgtctgtctgtctctctctcttttgcccttCACTGGGCGTCAAAGTGCCAGCAATTAACATTCCAAAGCTGGAACTGTAGGACTGCACTGGGAAGGGAAAACAAAAATCCATCCCACTTAGTTTGACCTTTCAGACAGATGTGACAGTCCTCACTTTGGCAGATAAGGCTTGTTTAAACCTTCTCTTCAGATCCTGCATGTTGGGTGACTTTGGCCTTGGGATGAGAGaggttcttcttttttctggGGTGCTGGTTTGTTGCTTACAAACATCTTTACACAGGCTATGGAAAGCATTGAAGACTTCCTTGTAGTTCTCACTGACTGACACTTCATAGAAAGTGCAACCCCACATATTGGCCAGCTGAAGTCCATGTTGGGGTTCCACCTCTTTAACGTGGAGGAGATCAGCTTTGTTTGCAATAACCACCACAGGTACTCGGTTACCTGGGTGTAACTGTCGTATTTGCTGGTGGAAATGACCAAGCAGTTCATAGCTCTTATAGTCTGTAATTGAAAAGACTATCACAACTGCGTCTGCCCAGCGGATACATCTGTTCAGTTGCTCATTACAGACCAGACTGTGCCCATGGACCTGAAAGAGATTATTGTGAGAACATAAGGTGGCTGCAGATGAAAAGCTGAAAGCAACTGGGTTTACAACCCCCTCTTTTTTTATATAACATACAAATTGCATGTTTGTAAAAGCTTTTTTCACCTTTTCCTTCTAATAAGTTTGTTGATCCAGCTGCAGAAAAGCCCACACTAGGTCATTCTGAAGTTTGACATATTCATGTGGAAAACTAACCCAAGTAGTACTATATGTAGAGAAAGAGACTTTGTGGTGCCATAGAATAGGAAATTAGCTGGCTAGACAGCAagtcggggtgggggagaacaaagATATGAGCTGGAAGCATTTACAGTTGGAAAGCTGCCCAGTTCAAAAAGGCAAAATTTGACCTTAACTCATGTCTATACATTCAAACTTTCCATAATATAAGATTAACTCCTAGGAAATTTTAATGAGTACAGCTGCCATTGCTGTGACTTTTAGTTTTGCACATACGCATGTGCATATGGAACTGAAGCTGATTAGGCTGTAACAGTTTCCAGTGCACTTTGCTAACATAATAAAAAATGAAGTGTTTCTTAGTTT carries:
- the RASL11B gene encoding ras-like protein family member 11B; this encodes MRLIQNMGTIAEYPQTGSATSGDGCGSGGTSGRPRLIKIAVVGASGVGKTALVVRFLTKRFIGDYERNAGNLYSRQIEIDGEMFAIQVQDTPGVQVHGHSLVCNEQLNRCIRWADAVVIVFSITDYKSYELLGHFHQQIRQLHPGNRVPVVVIANKADLLHVKEVEPQHGLQLANMWGCTFYEVSVSENYKEVFNAFHSLCKDVCKQQTSTPEKRRTSLIPRPKSPNMQDLKRRFKQALSAKVRTVTSV